One stretch of Sander lucioperca isolate FBNREF2018 chromosome 13, SLUC_FBN_1.2, whole genome shotgun sequence DNA includes these proteins:
- the zmat2 gene encoding zinc finger matrin-type protein 2 — translation MASGSGSSKNDFRRKWDKDEYENLAQKRLAEERDKERRDGKTAPPVKRDLLRHRDYKVDLESKLGKTIVITKTTPQAEMGGYYCNVCDCVVKDSINFLDHINGKKHQRNLGMSMRVERSSLDQVKKRFEVNKKKMEEKQKEYHFEERIKELREEEEKAKAYKKEKQKERKRRAEEDVDFEEDDEMAAVMGFSGFGSVKKTY, via the exons ATGGCGTCCGGCAGTGGG TCCAGTAAGAATGACTTCCGTCGGAAGTGGGACAAAGACGAGTATGAAAACCTCGCTCAGAAACGACTGGCtgaggagagagacaaagagaggagagatg ggAAAACGGCTCCGCCGGTCAAGCGGGACCTCCTGCGCCACAGAGACTATAAAGTGGATCTTGAGTCCAAACTGGGGAAGACCATCGTCATCACAAAGACCACTCCTCAGGCTGAGATGGGCGG TTACTACTGTAACGTCTGTGACTGCGTCGTGAAAGACTCCATCAACTTCCTGGATCACATTAATGGCAAAAAAC accAGAGGAACCTGGGGATGTCGATGCGAGTCGAGCGCTCGTCTTTGGATCAGGTGAAGAAACGTTTCGAGGTGAACaagaagaagatggaggagAAGCAGAAGGAGTACCACTTTGAGGAGCGCATAAAGGAGCTGCGTGAGGAG GAGGAGAAGGCGAAGGCCTACAAGAAGGAGAAGCAGAAGGAGAGGAAACGGCGGGCAGAGGAGGACGTGGACTTTGAGGAGGACGACGAAATGGCGGCTGTGATGGGTTTCTCTGGCTTTGGCTCGGTTAAGAAGACTTACTGA